The Rosa chinensis cultivar Old Blush chromosome 7, RchiOBHm-V2, whole genome shotgun sequence DNA segment tttcttctttatcGAATATGTCACCTAGTTTTGTTTCTGTGATTTTTTTTGGGAGAGATAGCAATGTTGAGGTTCTGAGGTTCATTTTGCTGTATTTTggttgtttcttttggttttgtttcagGACGATTCCTATGTGGACAGCTACGTCAGCACCATTGGAGTTGATTTTGtgagtacatatatatatatatatatatatatatctgtatacctttgttatttatgattcatATTTTGTTGTTCATTTTCAGAAAATCAGGACTGTGGAGCTGGATGGGAAGACTGTCAAGCTGCAGATTGTGAGTAGGAGTTGCTTTGTTTTCCACTTTGGTGGTTTTTGCCTATTGAATGAAGCAAATAATATTAAATGGGAAGGCAGTTAATTTTCAATTAGTtttacatgtgtgtgtgtgtttgggcAACATTAAAAGTATTGTCGACGGTATATTTGGTTCTAGTTTGTTGGCCTTTTAGTCTAGTGGATCAGAATTAGTTTGTTTAAAAATGCTCCTTGAAGTGTGTGTGAGAACAGGATATAATAAGTTCTCTATTTTGCATGCCTTTGCTTCAGTGTCGTTGGGGATCATAGATTTTAGATGCGAGCACTTTCTTTTGGTAATCATAAATTCTTCATTATTGTCATGACAAAATTGTGCTAACAAAGTTTAAATATGAACTTGTGAAAGTTCTGACGCATTTGAGATGTGAGTTATCAGAATTGATTTTGGGAAGTTTATAACAGAAAGTATGTGCAATGCCTAACTATAGAGTCTGTTCAATCTCACTTGCTCGGCAATCTAGTTGGCAGTTAAAgtattcttgtttttcttttattatagtGGGATACTGCTGGACAAGAGCGATTCAGGACCATAACAAGCAGTTACTACCGAGGAGCCCATGGGATAATTGTAAGATtttcttgctttcttttatttgcttattctttttttttcccccctgGCTAGGGGTTAGGTTGAGGAAAACTCAAGGGTAAGAATACATCTTGAGCTTGTGGTAGTATCATTGTATACCAATGATTTTGTTACTGGTTTCTGCCTTCCAAGTTGCTGTTTCTTGTGCAATTAATCAAGATGTTTCAGATACAGATGTAGCTGCAGCTGTTTTTATTATCAAAAAcgtgtaattaaattttttttttcccttcaccATTGTGATCCAGTCCATGAAGCACTAGAACTTGGCTtgttaattgaaaattttggtctCTGAGATTTTTTAAACTAAGCAGTAATATGACTTGAAACAGTACCAAATTTTTGAATAGAAAATTTTTAGCAAGTGAGTAGGACATATCCGTATTATCTTGTTGTAAGACCACATAGTAAACATCTACATGCTTACTAAGCCACTACAACTGATGAATCAAACATGCATGTCAGGTCACTATAAGTGTTAAAGATTACTGATAGTTTACTACTACTTTGCTGTATATATCTAAGAGTACTTTTGAAGCTGTTCTGCAACATTAACTATGGGTCAATTTTGGATCTTACCACCAGTCGAAATACCAGTATCTTATATTGATAAGGAAGATGAAGTGGTAGTTTCTCATAATAATGTATGGGTTCACTCTTTTTTGTAATGAAAGAGTCTTACTTGTATGGGGGCTGTAACAGATTGTCTATGATGTTACTGAGATGGAGAGCTTCAATAATGTCAAGCAGTGGCTGAATGAGATTGACAGATATGCAAATGAAAGTGTGTGCAAGCTTTTAGTGGGAAATAAATGTGATTTAGTTGAGAACAAGGTTGTTGACACGCAAACAGGAAAGGTAATAATAAATTTTATTTCATGGACATTGATTAATTTTTTGCTTTTCTGAAGGTTTAAATTCTTTATAGATGCTGATTCTGATCTCCACACATTTTTTGGGCAATTTATATGATCAGTCTCCTAAATGCAACAAACCCTCTGCAATTGATGTTCTTAAACATGGTAGAGGAATTTATGTTACCTTTATGTGTATCTATTAGCATGCACCCCTGATCCAGTAGACATGATATTTTGACTTGCTGGTTTTGTTCAAGATTCTATATGTCTTTCTTATTGATctaagatttatttatttaatttgtaaTACTTAAGGATCATGAATATGGGGGTTATGGTTAATGCGTATTTGACATATTTTTGTTTCAGCTCTCAAAAGTAGTTCCCCACTCTAATGTATTCTAGCATCTACTTTGATTGTAGCTATTGTAGTCAAGGATCTCTGATCGTCTAAAGGAtgtgaaattaaaataaatgaagGAATTTAACTTAGCATTCAGTGCTACTTCATTATTAGCAATGCAAAAAGGTCGCTAAGCTTTAATCTGGTCAGGACCTTCACTACAATTAGGTATCTGTTCATATGATTCAGTCTTACACCCTTTCGATTCCCAGACCTTGGTGACTCTAGACTTTCTCCATCTTTCCCTACCTTTCAGACCTGTTCAGCCCCTTGACAATCTACTCTTTCTGAATCCTTTACCTCAGGCGGTGCATGAGTGGAGCTTGTACTGTACTATCCTATTTGGGCTGCTAGCCAATTTCGGTAATTACCACATGGTTCCGagccctctctttctcttttctatctATTTTTCACGAGTCTTTTCACAATGAACTTGTGTATGAGGAGAGAGAGGGGTGgggtgtttgttttgcaagaaATGGGGTGCCTCCCTAACGGTGTCTATAATATCAGTATGTATGTTTTCTGTCTTAATGCATATTGCTGCAGATCTGAAAGCGATCAATGTGTTTATGGAAAGTTGAAGTCTATCAGATGAAAGAGATTAATAACTTCTGGTTCATgtttaaacttttttttctcaTGTCTAAATGAGCTGTAGGCTTTAGCTGATGAGCTTGGTATCCCTTTCCTCGAGACAAGTGCTAAAGACGCTATCAATGTTGAGCAGGCTTTCTTGACCATGGCTGGCGAGATAAAGAAAAAGTAAGATCACTAGTAAACTCTTTCATGCTATGAACTCTACGGTGACAGCTTCATTTTTTTATACTCCCATTCCACAATAATAGCTCTGATGAGGACATCATAGCCAAACCTTTTAAGGTTTATGAgcgaaagaaatggaaaaagagAGCAGCTAGTCATTCCCTTTCCATATGGTTTGATTAATTGCTTTCattctagaagtctctaggcaggtgtctttcagtttcagtttgggTCAGTTTCAGTGTGGAATTTTAAGGTTTCTTTATTATTTCAGTTTCAGTCAGgagtttaaattcctttattaggTCTTTTATGCTTCTGTTTTGTGAAGTGTAACTGCCCTAGCTATGAAAGAGTCTTTAATGCTAGTTAATGAGCTATCTGCTCAAATATAAATAAGTGTAAGTGCCAAGTGGCCAGATATGTCGTGATGAATAAAAATTTCGGAGTGTTTCTGAGTTTTGCAGAGATTGGTGTGTTGGTGTGAAGCCTTGTGTGTGAGTGAGAAACCTGGGAGGGAATcctagttcttagttttcacTTTCTACCCTACAAACCTGTGTGTTAAAGCCCTAtaccttagagtttgttgatccTGGTGCCTAGGCAGTGATTATACTGCATCAAGCTCTAAAGGTGATGGTAAAATAGATCACATAGCATGTTTCTTCTTTGAACACCAACTACCCTAAAAGAAGATGAGGCTGATATTTCATAACTATTTGTTTTGGTCCATCATTGACTTCCAAGGTAATAGGGAGTTGAGTTTTAGAAAAATTATCCTGATACCCATTTATCTCAATGATCTTTACTAGATTGTGGTTGTACTTGTTTGTAATCTCTTCCATTTAAAATTTCTTGCAGAATGGGCAACCAACCAACTGCTAACAAGTCAAGTGAAACTGTTCAAATGAAGGGGAATCCCATTCAGCAGAATAGCAATTGTTGTGGTTAGCCGTTCCTAGTGCCAACTCTGTTGTAAAAACTTGTAAGACAGTGAAACTATGTTGACCGTGTTGTCTGTGGATCTTTCAGAAACAATAACACATTGACTGGTACCCTTCCCATTAGGACAAAGATGCAATTATGTGGTTATTTACCTACATCATTTCTCCATCATATTCAACGTTGTAGAAATCTAGATGAACTAAACTAGGCATGTTAACCCCAGAGAGGGGCATGGTAGGCCCAATCTGCTCTTTTtcaactgtttttttttcccttggtTAAATAAATTCATACACTAGCAGGAGCAGTTCTTCTCTAATTAATGGAACCGAGGCTCATTCCAAAGGTTGGAGAGCAAGAAGTTATTGTCAGTCTGTCCTACAGTGTGTTCAGGTATATTGGTCTTCCAATATGATGTTATCTAAGGAAGTATCTTGAAATTGAGCAAAGGCTTAGACCTTTACAGTGCTCTGGAGTAGCTTGGTCTTCCTTCCCCTGATCATTACTGGGGCACTTCATCCTCTCAAGAACCATTTGCAGTTTGTTGATCCAACTCTCTACCATAGTCAGATTAGTGTACCAGTGAAGATCTTAGCTCCGAGTTGTCTAGCTTGCTCTAAACTACAATTGGGACTAGAGCTCCGGAGTGCTGCTATAAAGCGCTCAAAAAACCGCTCCAAGGGGCTTGCTGCCCATGTAAGAGCTCATCCTCCTCTGTAGGTGGCTAGGTGCACGAGGTTAGCATCTAGGAGGCATAATACCTGAGGAAGAACCGAAGTAAGGAAATTGAAGAGAAACAACACCTGGACACGTACCTTAGGCTATCTCTAATTTGAAATGTACTATTCATCTAAATAGTAATGTTTATAATTTTTCCACCTCTAATCGTTTGAGGTCTAAATTAtagatttttatatattttattatttttaatatatataggaGCTGTAATTTGAGTTTTGAATCAATCATGCAACAtgtgacaaaagaaaatttctAGAGAGAAAGGGTCTAAATTTTCTCTAACCCAGCCACTATTTTGAGAGTCTACCGGCCCCGTCTCTACCTCCATCACCAACCCCACCCCTTCAATCCCGTCCACCCCATCCACCCCTTCAATCACCTTCTTGTTCCTCTCTCTTTTCCACCTGTTTCACCCATTTACCATTTCTCTACCTCTCCACACCATACTGCTCTTACAGGCTTTTTATTGATGAGAACAGCTCTCATCTTCACCGCCTTCACCCCATCTCCACCCCTTACATTCCGCATCCCTACAGCCCAATTATGCTATTTTGTCACCAATTTTCTACTCCTCTAGTCCAGATCTACCTTTGAAATTGTCCATGTCCTCTTTGGATGGAATTGGTTGCTAGTGCTTCCGGATTTGCTTCGTTCTCCACCACCGCTAAACAAACTTACGCCCGTTGGCAAATTTTCGTTCCCCATCAACGAGTGGCTCGATTTTTGCAATCACACTCTGCTACCCTTGGTGTTTCTTGGGCATCTTAACTAAATGGTGGTCTAAATATAGACCAAGATATGGACTTTAGACTTTCATGGAACATTTTTGTAATAGAATCCATGATTGGAGATGAGTTTTGTTCAATCATGGTCTATAATATTGACTTTAAACCTTCTATTGGAGAAGGCCTTACACTTGATTATCATACCACCACCGAAGAATATAAAGGAGAGCGATTTCATGAGGAGGTTGATTACTTCGTAGATTGGCTTTGagaatagattttttttttttttgttggtttggGGGACGACGATGAGTTTAGTTCTCTATTAAATTCATTCCCTGTAAGTTGGTGAGCGGAAATTATTCTTCATTCTTTCATTGAATTCTAGTTGGACGTGAGCATCACAATTGTGTCCATTTTGAGAAGgtgattaattacatataagtgcatctttgaatgttttttaagtcataaggccactaactaattttttccctcataaggccactagattaaaaaaagtgttatattttgaatataaaaattatcatatttacataaatgccactagagtaaaaagtcaacaatcattctctctctcctcttcggcgaggtctccggccaacttcctgCGGGTCTCTGGCCGACCTCCGGCTAACTTTTGACGGGTCTCCGGCTGACCTCCGACCAACTTCCGGCGAACTCCggtgaccacaaaagctactgtcactatcacgaaaagctactgtcactagcaacaaaagctactcaggtgagatttccggcaacctccggcaaggtcacaaaagttactgttaccagcaacaaaaactactgtcaccaacaaaagctactgtcaccaataagCAATCTAAAAAGCTACTATCATAGGTACAGAGAGCTACTATAACACACGTACAAAGCTACTGGACCAGTAGCTACTGACGAAAAGCTACCATAAAACATGTACAAAGCTATTAGACTattaataaaaagctactgatatAGGTATAGAAAACTATTATAACACATGTACA contains these protein-coding regions:
- the LOC112177232 gene encoding ras-related protein RABD1; this encodes MSNEYDYLFKLLLIGDSSVGKSCLLVRFADDSYVDSYVSTIGVDFKIRTVELDGKTVKLQIWDTAGQERFRTITSSYYRGAHGIIIVYDVTEMESFNNVKQWLNEIDRYANESVCKLLVGNKCDLVENKVVDTQTGKALADELGIPFLETSAKDAINVEQAFLTMAGEIKKKMGNQPTANKSSETVQMKGNPIQQNSNCCG